In Nitrosophilus labii, the following proteins share a genomic window:
- a CDS encoding 4Fe-4S dicluster-binding protein, which yields MAKDIKDLGWNELIPGAALFSFTEPVEDIAEVPMDERPYAPTNSHEYSVGDWRVEKPVFNRDYCIDCQFCWVFCPDMSILSRDKKMIGVIYDHCKGCGICVEVCPTNPKSLLMYPEHMDNDEALSKWPSKEEKKK from the coding sequence ATGGCTAAAGATATTAAAGATTTAGGATGGAATGAATTAATTCCCGGCGCTGCACTTTTTTCATTTACTGAGCCGGTTGAAGATATTGCTGAAGTTCCTATGGATGAAAGACCATATGCGCCTACTAACTCTCATGAGTATAGTGTAGGTGATTGGAGGGTTGAAAAACCGGTTTTCAATAGAGACTATTGTATAGATTGCCAGTTTTGTTGGGTATTTTGTCCAGATATGTCGATTTTGAGCAGAGACAAAAAGATGATAGGCGTGATTTATGATCACTGTAAGGGATGTGGTATCTGTGTTGAAGTTTGTCCTACAAACCCTAAATCACTACTGATGTATCCTGAACATATGGATAATGATGAGGCACTATCAAAGTGGCCTTCTAAAGAAGAAAAGAAAAAGTAA
- a CDS encoding pyruvate flavodoxin oxidoreductase subunit gamma yields MLEIRWHSRAGQGAVTGAKGLADVVANTGKFVQAFAFYGSAKRGAAMTAYNRVDDKPILNHEKFMRPDYVLVIDPGLTYTADITANEKEDTKYIITTHLSKEELINAQPKLKGKEVYVVDCMQISLDTIGRAIPNTPMLGALMKVSGMFELEYFQDAMKKVLSKFPQKIIDANMAAIERAYNEVK; encoded by the coding sequence ATGTTAGAAATTAGATGGCATAGCCGTGCAGGACAAGGGGCCGTTACCGGAGCAAAAGGTTTAGCGGACGTTGTTGCTAATACCGGAAAATTTGTACAAGCTTTCGCTTTCTACGGTTCGGCAAAAAGGGGTGCAGCCATGACGGCGTATAATAGGGTTGATGATAAACCTATATTAAATCATGAAAAATTTATGAGACCGGATTATGTGTTAGTAATAGACCCTGGTCTTACTTATACCGCCGATATAACTGCCAACGAAAAAGAGGATACCAAATATATCATCACTACACATCTTTCAAAAGAGGAGCTTATAAATGCTCAACCAAAACTAAAAGGTAAAGAGGTATATGTAGTTGATTGTATGCAGATATCTTTAGATACTATAGGAAGGGCTATCCCAAATACTCCAATGTTGGGAGCTTTGATGAAAGTATCTGGAATGTTCGAGCTTGAATATTTCCAAGATGCTATGAAAAAAGTATTGTCAAAATTTCCTCAAAAAATTATCGATGCTAATATGGCTGCAATCGAGAGAGCCTATAACGAAGTTAAGTAA
- a CDS encoding HAD family hydrolase: MKKITILFDLDGTLIDSTEAILESFDFAFKKFGLKTPEKKEILKLIGHPLDFMFLHLGIKENIKEFVDAYKENYRTVSKEKTVLLPNAKEAIKEASKFAVLGVVTTKTGLYSKELLKHFGVMKFFECLIGREDVIYPKPHPEPILKALHKLNANKDHTWMIGDTCLDIDSAQRAGIKGVAVLSGYGYFKTLQRCSEFIKKDSLEAVNIIKKIGK; this comes from the coding sequence TTGAAAAAGATTACTATTTTATTTGATTTAGATGGTACTTTAATAGACTCAACAGAAGCTATTTTGGAAAGTTTTGATTTCGCTTTTAAAAAGTTTGGCTTAAAAACGCCCGAAAAAAAGGAGATTTTAAAGCTTATAGGTCACCCGCTTGATTTTATGTTTTTACATCTTGGAATCAAAGAAAATATTAAAGAGTTCGTTGATGCCTATAAAGAAAACTATAGGACTGTCTCAAAAGAAAAAACCGTACTTTTACCAAATGCCAAAGAGGCAATAAAAGAGGCTAGTAAATTTGCTGTTTTGGGTGTGGTTACCACTAAAACCGGACTATATTCTAAAGAGCTTTTGAAGCATTTTGGTGTTATGAAATTTTTTGAATGTTTAATAGGAAGAGAAGATGTAATTTATCCTAAACCCCATCCGGAGCCTATTTTAAAAGCTTTGCATAAACTAAATGCCAATAAAGATCATACATGGATGATAGGAGATACATGTTTGGATATAGACTCGGCTCAAAGAGCGGGTATTAAAGGTGTTGCAGTGCTTTCAGGATATGGATATTTTAAAACTTTACAAAGATGTAGTGAGTTTATAAAAAAAGATAGTTTGGAAGCCGTAAATATTATAAAAAAAATAGGAAAATAA
- a CDS encoding peptide-binding protein — MKKVTLLLIFTLSLFSSTLHLSISASPSRINPILATDSASGEIAGWIFNSLVKYDKNGKIVGELAKSFEFLDDTTLIFRLRDDVYWHDGKKFGAKDVLFTYKTITSPKVFTPYASEFRFVKDVEILDDKTVKVIYKKPYFKALETWMTGILPEHILKNEKDLMTSKFNQRPIGTGPYKLENFSVSKDIVLVANENYFEHKPNIDKIIYHFIPDPSTQFLMLKSKKLDVGSLSPLQYERQIDKDFNDYYKIIEQISHGYTYLGFNLRNKKFQDKRVREALSLAIDRKELADILFFSHARVCTGPFLPGTFAFNDKIKPPKPNLKRAKELLKEAGYDEDNPLEFEIATNSNNSIRLYAAQIIQYQLSKIGVKVKIKAMEWQAFLNTVVHPRNFETILLGWSLGLTPDAYPLWHSKSDKPGGFNLVGYHNEEVDSLIEKAEITVDRKKLSKIYKKIFALIANDLPYLFLYIPNSITAVNKKIRPIEPSIIGIFHNEIDWVKP; from the coding sequence ATGAAAAAAGTTACACTTTTATTAATATTTACACTTTCACTTTTTTCCTCAACTCTCCATCTCTCAATCAGTGCAAGTCCAAGCAGAATAAACCCTATTTTAGCTACCGATAGTGCCAGCGGAGAGATTGCTGGATGGATTTTTAATTCTTTAGTTAAATATGACAAAAACGGTAAAATTGTAGGAGAATTGGCAAAAAGTTTTGAGTTTTTAGACGATACCACTTTGATTTTTAGGCTAAGAGATGATGTATATTGGCATGACGGTAAAAAATTTGGTGCCAAAGATGTACTCTTTACCTATAAAACCATAACGTCCCCCAAAGTGTTTACCCCGTATGCTAGCGAATTTCGTTTTGTAAAAGATGTGGAGATTTTAGATGATAAAACAGTGAAAGTTATCTATAAAAAACCTTATTTTAAAGCTTTAGAAACTTGGATGACGGGAATTCTTCCAGAGCATATTTTAAAAAATGAAAAAGATCTAATGACAAGTAAATTTAACCAAAGGCCTATTGGCACGGGGCCTTACAAGCTTGAAAATTTTTCCGTATCTAAGGATATAGTTTTAGTTGCAAACGAAAACTATTTTGAGCATAAACCTAATATTGATAAGATAATCTACCATTTTATACCAGACCCATCCACTCAGTTTTTAATGTTAAAATCCAAAAAACTGGATGTTGGTTCGCTTTCTCCTTTACAGTATGAAAGACAGATAGATAAAGATTTCAACGATTATTATAAAATAATTGAACAGATATCTCATGGATACACTTATTTAGGGTTTAATCTTAGAAATAAAAAATTTCAAGATAAAAGAGTTAGAGAGGCTTTGAGTCTGGCAATAGATAGAAAAGAACTGGCCGATATTTTGTTTTTTTCACACGCTAGAGTCTGTACGGGACCTTTTTTGCCTGGTACTTTTGCTTTTAATGATAAGATAAAACCTCCAAAACCGAATCTTAAAAGAGCTAAAGAGCTTTTAAAAGAGGCCGGGTATGATGAAGATAACCCTTTAGAGTTTGAGATAGCAACCAACTCCAACAATTCAATAAGACTTTATGCCGCTCAAATTATACAGTATCAGCTTAGCAAAATTGGTGTAAAAGTTAAGATTAAGGCAATGGAGTGGCAAGCCTTTTTAAATACTGTGGTTCATCCTAGGAATTTTGAAACAATTTTATTGGGATGGAGCCTCGGACTAACTCCAGATGCCTATCCTCTGTGGCACAGTAAATCCGATAAACCGGGTGGTTTCAATCTTGTCGGATATCATAACGAAGAGGTTGACTCTTTGATAGAAAAAGCAGAAATCACGGTAGATAGAAAAAAGCTCTCTAAAATTTACAAGAAGATCTTTGCTTTAATAGCAAACGATCTCCCTTATCTATTTTTGTATATCCCAAACTCTATAACGGCTGTAAATAAAAAGATACGACCAATAGAGCCTTCAATAATAGGAATTTTCCATAATGAGATAGATTGGGTTAAACCATAA
- a CDS encoding rhodanese-like domain-containing protein: MKRFLLLLLLFSGYLMAGLIELTPKDVERLQQEGVVIIDIRTEPEWKQTGIIKGSKLITFFDIYGRYNVEKFMNEFSKYVPTKDTKFILVCRTGSRTKVVGDFLSNQLGYKNAMHLKGGIYAWLREHKPVVRH, from the coding sequence ATGAAAAGGTTTTTACTGCTACTACTTTTATTTTCAGGATACTTAATGGCCGGACTTATCGAACTTACTCCCAAGGACGTTGAAAGGCTTCAACAAGAGGGCGTTGTTATCATCGATATCAGAACTGAGCCTGAATGGAAACAGACGGGAATTATCAAAGGTAGTAAATTAATAACTTTCTTTGATATATATGGAAGATATAATGTAGAGAAGTTTATGAACGAATTTTCAAAATATGTTCCTACGAAAGATACGAAGTTTATTCTTGTTTGTAGAACCGGCAGCAGAACAAAAGTAGTTGGCGACTTTTTGTCAAATCAGCTTGGCTACAAAAATGCTATGCATCTCAAAGGCGGTATATACGCGTGGTTGAGAGAGCATAAACCGGTGGTTAGGCATTAG
- the rpsI gene encoding 30S ribosomal protein S9: protein MAKVYATGKRKTAVAKVWLSSGSGKIVVNGMSLDEWLGGHEAIKKRVKLPLVLTKTEGSVDIVAQTLGGGYSAQADALKHGISKALVAFDESLRAVLKPQGLLTRDSRVVERKKYGKHKARRSPQFSKR, encoded by the coding sequence ATGGCTAAAGTATATGCAACCGGTAAAAGAAAGACAGCTGTAGCAAAAGTATGGCTTAGTAGCGGAAGCGGAAAGATAGTAGTAAATGGAATGAGTCTAGATGAGTGGCTAGGCGGTCATGAGGCTATCAAAAAAAGAGTAAAACTTCCTTTGGTTTTGACAAAAACAGAGGGAAGTGTTGATATAGTTGCTCAAACGCTTGGCGGTGGATATTCTGCACAAGCCGATGCATTAAAACACGGAATCTCTAAAGCATTGGTAGCTTTTGATGAGAGTTTAAGAGCGGTACTAAAGCCTCAAGGCTTGCTTACAAGAGACTCAAGAGTTGTAGAGAGAAAGAAATACGGAAAACACAAAGCAAGAAGATCTCCTCAGTTCTCAAAAAGATAA
- the rplM gene encoding 50S ribosomal protein L13: MKFTKVVKPEEVKRDWIVIDAEGKTFGRVITEIATKLRGKHKPYYTPHVDCGDYVVVINASKVNVSGNKLQNKQYYRHTGYFGGVKSEKLEELLKKNPEKLFKLATRGMLPKTKLGRKMLKKLKVYAGSEHPHTAQVKGS, translated from the coding sequence ATGAAATTTACAAAAGTTGTTAAACCTGAAGAGGTTAAGAGAGACTGGATCGTTATAGATGCAGAAGGAAAAACATTCGGTAGAGTTATTACCGAAATAGCTACGAAGTTAAGAGGCAAGCATAAGCCTTATTATACTCCGCATGTTGATTGTGGTGATTATGTTGTTGTTATCAACGCTTCTAAAGTAAACGTTAGCGGAAACAAGCTGCAAAATAAACAGTATTATAGACACACCGGATACTTCGGCGGTGTAAAAAGCGAAAAGCTTGAAGAATTATTGAAAAAGAATCCGGAGAAATTATTTAAACTCGCTACGAGAGGAATGCTTCCTAAAACAAAACTTGGAAGAAAAATGCTTAAAAAACTAAAAGTGTATGCTGGAAGCGAACATCCGCATACAGCTCAAGTAAAGGGATCATAA
- a CDS encoding RecB-like helicase, whose translation MERLLAYEASAGTGKTFALVVRYLSLLFMGAKPDRILALTFTNKAANEMRVRIQDRLKNLKDSHELEFISQNTSLTYEEILKKQPLVYKKFLSSDIKITTIDSFFVSILRKFAMYAGLIPDFIISQDDKSEIIYRFLYFTYLQKKSEKVVILSFMEDKKLKDIFSLFEALYEKFIDESFDFVKRDITSLEIEIMRVFAKIKDFIQSCPEASKTALSAVEAEDIDEILKKGWLEKKSLKDYRYFKKCYKESCDIFFNELKIGLKTYLNAKEAIFLDTLFELYLLYKKTNILIKRETNRLSFSDIQNFTYHILKEKIDNQFLYFRLDSKIEHLLIDEFQDTSLIQYRLLEPIIEEICAGEGQKEGRTFFYVGDIKQSIYRFRGGYKELFNYVARKFDVKIVPMDTNFRSDRAIVDFINEIFEPLYKQYFGYFTKQKANSKNEGYVEVKSSDEVLKECVNSVKMLTQKGISYEDIAILCFKNDEILEIESALKEQIKDIKVVTESSSKLVNQKEIILLIEFMKYLYFEEEIFKANFLAAISKDIDTKIDLELYKPIMNDLALLIQKVLKDFDIGIKNENVLKFIEILRNYKTLGEFLFDLERVDEKVTSSTKDGIKILTVHKSKGLEFKHVILCDRLSRKPSTFSSLIFDMDKIGCKRVYYRKKGREFVDENYKNALEKEKRLSQEDELNAMYVAFTRARNSLIILKKQQRSAFDFLHLSETKRGELSSVRVKKSDIKNVEIDFQERFYGLQNIKTKNDQDYFSEAIIFGNALHYALEMIDFNDLKTLNDAMVCVKNRFGFYLKEEKIADIEKRVRMLLEKSEFTNLLSSKEICKEQPISFNQELKQIDLLLLGKDANIVIDYKSSKEDSYKHKKQVLEYVEAVKKITNNETIGYVCYLLEEKIEMVKV comes from the coding sequence ATGGAGAGGCTTTTAGCATATGAGGCAAGTGCAGGTACTGGAAAGACATTTGCTTTGGTTGTAAGATACCTTAGCCTTCTATTTATGGGAGCTAAGCCAGATAGGATTTTGGCCCTTACATTTACCAATAAAGCTGCTAATGAGATGAGGGTCAGAATCCAAGATAGACTCAAAAATCTTAAAGACTCCCATGAACTTGAGTTTATATCTCAAAATACATCTCTTACGTATGAGGAGATTTTAAAAAAACAGCCTTTAGTCTATAAAAAATTTCTCTCTTCGGATATAAAGATAACCACAATTGATAGTTTTTTCGTATCTATTTTGCGTAAATTTGCAATGTATGCAGGTTTGATACCAGATTTTATAATCTCTCAAGATGACAAAAGCGAGATTATTTATAGATTTTTATATTTTACATATTTGCAAAAAAAGAGTGAAAAAGTTGTAATACTGTCCTTTATGGAAGATAAAAAGTTAAAAGATATCTTTTCTCTTTTTGAAGCTCTTTACGAAAAATTTATAGATGAGAGTTTTGATTTTGTAAAAAGGGACATTACATCTTTAGAAATAGAGATTATGAGAGTTTTTGCAAAAATCAAAGATTTTATCCAAAGCTGTCCAGAGGCTTCAAAAACGGCTTTAAGTGCAGTTGAGGCGGAAGATATCGATGAGATATTGAAAAAAGGGTGGCTTGAAAAAAAGAGTCTGAAAGATTATAGATATTTTAAAAAGTGTTATAAAGAGAGTTGTGACATATTTTTTAATGAACTCAAAATTGGGCTAAAAACATATTTAAATGCTAAAGAAGCTATCTTTTTAGATACTCTTTTTGAACTATATCTTTTGTATAAAAAGACTAATATATTGATAAAAAGAGAGACTAACAGACTCAGTTTCAGTGACATCCAAAATTTTACATACCATATACTAAAAGAGAAAATTGACAATCAATTTTTATATTTTCGGCTAGATTCTAAGATAGAGCATCTTTTGATAGATGAATTTCAAGATACTTCTTTAATCCAATATAGACTTTTAGAGCCAATTATAGAAGAGATTTGTGCAGGAGAGGGACAAAAAGAGGGAAGAACTTTTTTTTATGTAGGAGATATAAAACAGTCGATATATAGATTTAGAGGGGGTTATAAAGAGCTTTTTAATTATGTTGCTAGGAAATTCGATGTTAAGATAGTACCTATGGATACAAATTTTAGAAGCGATAGAGCTATTGTGGATTTTATAAATGAGATTTTCGAGCCTTTATATAAACAATATTTTGGATATTTTACGAAACAGAAAGCCAACAGTAAAAATGAGGGATATGTTGAGGTAAAAAGTAGCGATGAAGTATTAAAAGAGTGTGTAAATAGCGTTAAAATGTTGACACAAAAAGGTATATCTTATGAAGATATTGCGATTTTGTGTTTTAAAAATGATGAGATTTTAGAGATAGAAAGCGCTTTAAAAGAACAGATTAAAGATATCAAAGTAGTGACGGAGAGTAGTTCAAAATTAGTAAATCAAAAAGAGATAATATTGTTGATAGAATTTATGAAATATCTCTATTTCGAAGAGGAGATATTCAAAGCCAACTTTTTGGCTGCTATTTCAAAAGATATAGATACAAAAATTGATTTGGAACTTTATAAGCCTATTATGAATGATTTAGCGTTACTTATACAAAAAGTGCTTAAAGATTTTGATATAGGCATTAAAAATGAAAATGTACTCAAATTTATAGAAATCTTGCGCAATTACAAAACTTTGGGAGAGTTTCTTTTTGATCTTGAAAGAGTAGATGAGAAAGTTACATCAAGTACTAAAGATGGTATAAAAATTTTAACGGTACATAAATCCAAAGGCTTGGAGTTTAAACATGTAATTTTATGTGATAGACTTTCAAGAAAGCCCTCAACATTTTCTTCCTTGATTTTCGATATGGACAAGATTGGTTGCAAAAGAGTCTATTACAGGAAAAAAGGAAGAGAGTTTGTGGATGAAAACTATAAAAATGCATTGGAAAAAGAGAAAAGGCTCTCGCAAGAAGATGAGTTAAATGCAATGTATGTCGCTTTTACAAGAGCAAGAAACTCTTTGATAATTTTAAAAAAACAACAAAGAAGCGCTTTTGATTTTTTACATTTGAGCGAGACTAAGAGAGGTGAATTAAGTTCTGTAAGAGTTAAGAAAAGTGATATTAAAAATGTTGAGATTGATTTTCAAGAGAGATTTTACGGACTGCAAAATATAAAGACAAAAAATGATCAAGACTATTTTTCAGAAGCCATAATATTTGGGAATGCCCTTCATTATGCCCTAGAAATGATAGATTTTAATGATTTAAAAACTCTAAATGATGCAATGGTATGCGTTAAAAACAGGTTTGGATTTTATCTAAAAGAAGAAAAAATAGCCGATATAGAAAAAAGAGTGAGAATGCTTTTAGAAAAAAGTGAGTTTACAAACCTGCTCTCATCAAAAGAGATTTGTAAGGAACAGCCTATCTCTTTCAATCAAGAACTAAAGCAGATTGATCTTTTACTTTTAGGTAAAGATGCAAATATAGTTATAGATTATAAAAGTTCAAAAGAGGATAGTTATAAACATAAAAAACAGGTTTTAGAGTATGTTGAAGCGGTGAAAAAGATTACAAACAATGAGACTATAGGTTATGTATGTTATCTTTTGGAAGAGAAAATAGAGATGGTAAAAGTTTAA